In one Candidatus Nealsonbacteria bacterium genomic region, the following are encoded:
- a CDS encoding glycosyltransferase family 2 protein, giving the protein MEIKHSIVTWDSTYRNFFHLIDGLIAQNYSRENFELIYVEQRTRKIADAYNHNLGLKSLWDRYQEVKSKINIKIIYLGLPFKIPYHNGRCNNAGLNVTKGEIISIMDGDQLLPPDFLRKLTAYHLNHPKAVINLDRRCAMYPVGVNSYKEWRKGSKDFKKCLDACISKYSPVPEIARNKPPMISSRNKFWKLIEGCDPHLIWSTVSSRFGIDVTRRLEIASGTRAIALADCFSVHPWHPIGAGVLRSTDEDSKKLFALQDKLIKWSLKHKDPRYSSRTNYINNFCESNKLLINKIVYSSERRGESMKFKIKNNNLLIDKIKCRCGQLLRKYFYKIIEAQKVSSEKF; this is encoded by the coding sequence ATGGAGATAAAACATTCAATAGTTACTTGGGATTCTACTTATAGAAACTTTTTTCATTTAATAGATGGGTTAATAGCTCAGAATTATTCAAGGGAAAACTTCGAGCTTATTTATGTTGAGCAACGGACTCGAAAAATAGCAGATGCATATAATCATAACCTAGGGTTGAAATCTTTATGGGATAGATACCAAGAGGTAAAGAGTAAAATTAATATTAAAATTATTTATTTAGGGTTGCCATTCAAAATCCCATATCATAATGGACGTTGTAACAATGCTGGCTTAAATGTTACAAAAGGAGAGATAATCTCGATTATGGATGGAGATCAATTATTACCGCCAGATTTTTTAAGAAAGTTAACTGCATACCATTTAAATCATCCAAAAGCAGTAATAAACCTTGATCGTAGATGTGCTATGTATCCAGTAGGAGTAAATTCTTACAAGGAATGGAGAAAAGGAAGCAAAGACTTTAAAAAGTGTTTAGATGCCTGTATTTCTAAATATAGTCCAGTGCCTGAAATTGCACGTAATAAACCACCTATGATTTCTTCTCGAAATAAATTTTGGAAACTAATAGAAGGATGTGATCCTCACTTAATTTGGAGTACGGTTTCATCAAGATTTGGTATAGATGTTACTAGAAGATTAGAGATAGCTAGCGGAACGAGGGCTATTGCTCTCGCAGATTGTTTCTCAGTACATCCTTGGCACCCCATAGGAGCAGGAGTATTACGTTCTACCGATGAGGATTCAAAAAAGTTATTTGCTCTTCAAGATAAATTAATTAAGTGGTCTCTTAAACATAAGGATCCAAGGTATAGTAGCAGAACTAATTATATTAATAATTTTTGTGAAAGCAATAAATTATTAATAAATAAAATTGTATATTCTTCAGAAAGACGAGGAGAGTCAATGAAATTTAAAATTAAAAACAACAATCTTTTAATTGATAAAATAAAATGCAGATGTGGTCAATTACTAAGAAAGTATTTTTATAAAATTATTGAAGCTCAGAAAGTATCTAGCGAAAAGTTTTGA
- a CDS encoding flippase gives MIGKSINIKSLLFDNKGLKQTIFKNTFWLALAEAITNFSKLFLIVYVARIFGATEYGKFTFALSFVSLFAIFSDFGLGSLTIREFSKEKKDTKEFSSILSLKLVLSLIALIVILFSSFFVTKDVEIQKVIWILAVYILSNSFLGITYAFFRARQQMEYEAFVKILQAVAVTGIGFFIIFKIPSVENLSFGYLFASLIALIFTIFLFYSKIYPLKLNFDKATWRKFLTMSWPLGLSAILSMVYVNIDSIMMGNFNQITQVGWYNAAYKIVGITLIPANFISGSFFPYLSKSFEQSKEKFKKAFDYYLEIIIFLSVPIVIGGIVLAPKIIDLVYDPSYFPSIFAFKLLIAITFLSFLSGPFNQTLFILNKQKKLLLIIFLSATTNVILNLILIPKYSLYGAAIARVSTFLLILILTIWFALKISSVKLISSKMWFNFIGALASSSLMYFVISFPNIYKLHVAFSILIGAGVYLICFFVYKRLADRVLTY, from the coding sequence ATGATTGGCAAATCTATTAATATTAAATCACTACTATTTGACAATAAGGGTTTAAAGCAGACAATCTTTAAAAATACCTTTTGGCTGGCATTAGCTGAGGCCATAACAAACTTTTCCAAGCTCTTTTTAATAGTTTATGTTGCTCGAATTTTTGGAGCAACTGAGTACGGAAAATTTACCTTTGCTTTATCTTTTGTTTCTTTGTTTGCTATTTTTTCTGATTTTGGTCTAGGATCTTTAACTATTCGTGAATTTTCCAAAGAGAAAAAAGATACAAAAGAATTTTCATCAATTCTTTCTTTGAAGTTAGTTTTAAGCTTGATTGCATTAATTGTAATTTTGTTTAGCTCTTTTTTTGTTACCAAAGATGTTGAAATCCAAAAGGTAATTTGGATTTTAGCAGTTTATATTTTAAGCAATAGTTTTCTGGGTATTACCTATGCTTTCTTCCGGGCTCGTCAGCAAATGGAATATGAGGCTTTTGTTAAGATATTACAAGCTGTTGCGGTAACAGGAATAGGGTTCTTTATTATTTTTAAGATTCCATCTGTAGAAAATTTAAGCTTCGGTTATTTATTTGCCAGTTTGATTGCTTTAATCTTTACAATCTTTTTATTTTATTCAAAGATTTATCCTTTAAAATTAAATTTTGATAAAGCAACTTGGCGAAAATTTTTAACTATGTCTTGGCCATTAGGGCTGTCTGCTATATTAAGCATGGTTTATGTTAATATAGACTCAATTATGATGGGAAATTTTAATCAAATTACTCAGGTTGGCTGGTATAATGCTGCCTATAAAATTGTAGGAATTACTCTGATTCCAGCTAATTTTATTTCCGGAAGCTTTTTCCCTTATTTAAGCAAATCTTTCGAGCAGTCTAAAGAGAAGTTTAAAAAAGCTTTTGATTACTATCTGGAAATAATAATATTTCTTTCTGTTCCAATAGTAATAGGTGGTATAGTTTTAGCTCCTAAAATCATAGACCTTGTTTACGACCCCAGCTATTTCCCCTCTATTTTTGCCTTTAAACTTTTAATAGCCATAACATTTTTAAGCTTTTTGTCCGGTCCCTTTAATCAAACTCTATTTATCTTGAACAAACAAAAGAAGCTCCTTTTAATTATTTTTTTATCAGCCACGACAAATGTTATTTTAAATCTTATTTTAATTCCTAAATATTCTTTATATGGAGCCGCCATTGCAAGGGTATCAACATTTCTTTTAATCTTAATTTTAACCATTTGGTTTGCCTTAAAAATTAGCTCAGTGAAACTTATTAGTTCGAAAATGTGGTTTAATTTTATTGGTGCCTTGGCTTCCTCCTCTTTAATGTATTTTGTTATTTCTTTTCCCAATATATATAAATTACACGTTGCTTTTTCTATATTAATTGGAGCCGGTGTTTACTTAATCTGCTTTTTTGTATATAAAAGATTAGCAGATAGAGTTCTTACGTATTAA
- a CDS encoding NAD-dependent epimerase/dehydratase family protein, whose amino-acid sequence MKSKRILVTGGAGFIGSHLVDELIQRSYEVVVIDNLSTGKKKNLNKKAKFFKFNICNPKLSQIFKKEKIGVVFHYAAQIDVRKSVEDPVGDANLNILGTLNILENCKKYKVKKIILASTGGAIYGDAKIIPTPEDYPEWPLSPYGIEKLALEKYLNYYQKVFNLPFVALRLANVYGPRQNSKGEAGVVAIFCDKMLGKKKAVINGSGRQTRDFVFVDDVIEANILALKKNKTGIFNIGTAKETNINTIFRKLKKLTGSVCKEIHGPAQPGEQKRSCLDYSKAKKELGWKPRYNLDKGLKLTVDWFKVNF is encoded by the coding sequence ATGAAATCAAAAAGAATTTTAGTCACTGGAGGGGCTGGTTTTATCGGCTCTCATTTGGTAGATGAATTGATTCAAAGAAGCTATGAAGTGGTTGTGATTGATAATTTATCTACGGGCAAAAAGAAAAACCTGAATAAGAAAGCAAAGTTTTTCAAGTTCAATATCTGCAATCCCAAGCTTTCGCAAATCTTTAAAAAAGAAAAGATAGGCGTGGTTTTCCATTATGCAGCTCAGATTGACGTGCGAAAGTCGGTAGAAGACCCAGTAGGCGACGCTAATCTCAATATTTTAGGAACGTTAAACATTTTGGAGAACTGTAAGAAATATAAGGTTAAAAAAATTATTTTAGCTTCCACAGGCGGAGCTATCTATGGAGACGCCAAAATTATTCCTACGCCGGAAGATTATCCTGAATGGCCTCTCTCTCCTTACGGAATTGAAAAATTAGCTCTTGAGAAATATTTAAACTATTATCAAAAAGTATTTAATTTGCCTTTTGTTGCTTTAAGGTTGGCCAATGTCTATGGCCCCCGGCAGAACTCAAAGGGAGAAGCGGGGGTAGTTGCTATTTTTTGCGATAAGATGCTGGGGAAAAAGAAAGCGGTCATAAACGGTAGCGGAAGACAAACCCGCGATTTCGTTTTCGTTGATGATGTGATTGAAGCTAATATATTAGCTTTGAAAAAAAATAAGACCGGTATTTTCAATATTGGGACGGCAAAAGAGACAAACATAAACACTATCTTTAGAAAGCTCAAGAAATTGACGGGTTCGGTATGTAAAGAAATTCACGGTCCGGCTCAGCCTGGCGAGCAGAAAAGAAGCTGTTTGGATTATTCTAAAGCTAAAAAAGAGCTTGGCTGGAAACCAAGATATAATTTAGATAAAGGGTTAAAATTAACTGTAGACTGGTTTAAAGTTAATTTCTAA
- a CDS encoding DegT/DnrJ/EryC1/StrS family aminotransferase produces MYNNQMYFVHPQIKLTKQALKSFLGNFIKAPDLTLIKKEFSFNFPGKQLVFTDMARSAFKIAIEKLNLRDSKIVLPAYICDIFYPILKEYNIEPIFLDIELDTFHIKIGEDLQKIKTKAKAILVSHTYGLPIKKERIEQIKNLLLIEDCAHSFGATYGSTDSLQTNTFVGNLGDVSFFSLYKQFPMFRGGLLVCPRSWEINLPKTNFSFRDFISFLNCFSFFAFLFKTFGQKIAPKFIKGEKIPKPASLNPVSLNFFSQYSTDYDLTLKKRKELGLFFQKELKKLGFQVQESENNVFCYLSALTPKELGDKRDKLVRELKKKRVFCTRIWHTPIVLNPEVQEEYNLNLDKFPNTVEVAKRIINFPLQTWYSKKNIKKIILSVKKVLIELKAG; encoded by the coding sequence GTGTATAATAATCAAATGTATTTTGTCCATCCTCAAATTAAATTAACAAAGCAGGCCCTGAAGTCGTTTCTTGGAAACTTCATTAAAGCGCCTGACTTAACTCTTATCAAAAAAGAGTTCTCTTTTAATTTCCCCGGAAAGCAACTGGTGTTTACCGACATGGCAAGGTCTGCTTTTAAAATCGCTATTGAAAAATTGAATTTAAGAGATTCCAAGATTGTTTTGCCAGCCTATATTTGTGATATTTTCTATCCGATTTTGAAAGAATATAATATAGAACCCATTTTTTTAGATATTGAATTAGACACTTTTCACATCAAAATAGGAGAAGATTTACAAAAAATTAAGACTAAAGCAAAAGCAATTCTTGTTTCCCACACCTATGGGCTGCCCATTAAAAAAGAAAGAATAGAGCAAATCAAGAACCTGTTATTAATTGAGGACTGTGCTCATTCCTTTGGAGCCACCTATGGTTCGACAGACTCACTACAAACTAACACTTTTGTAGGCAATTTAGGAGATGTTTCTTTTTTTAGCCTCTATAAACAATTCCCTATGTTCAGGGGAGGTTTGTTGGTTTGCCCTCGGAGTTGGGAAATCAACCTGCCAAAAACAAATTTCAGTTTCAGGGATTTTATTTCCTTTTTGAACTGTTTTTCTTTTTTTGCTTTTCTCTTTAAAACCTTTGGTCAAAAAATTGCCCCTAAATTTATTAAGGGAGAAAAAATACCAAAACCCGCTTCCTTAAATCCTGTTTCCTTGAACTTTTTTTCTCAATATTCAACAGACTATGACCTTACCTTAAAAAAAAGAAAAGAACTCGGTTTGTTTTTCCAAAAAGAGCTTAAAAAATTAGGCTTCCAGGTCCAAGAATCTGAAAATAATGTTTTTTGTTATTTATCAGCTTTAACTCCTAAAGAGCTTGGGGATAAAAGAGATAAACTGGTAAGGGAATTAAAAAAGAAAAGGGTCTTTTGTACTCGAATCTGGCACACCCCTATAGTTCTCAATCCAGAAGTCCAAGAAGAATACAATCTAAATTTAGACAAATTTCCAAATACGGTTGAGGTAGCTAAAAGAATAATTAATTTTCCTCTTCAAACCTGGTACTCAAAAAAGAATATCAAAAAGATAATTTTAAGCGTGAAAAAGGTTCTTATTGAGCTGAAAGCTGGTTGA
- a CDS encoding DUF288 domain-containing protein → MYKKKKNKINKFIVITTINPATKAIKKFASFKDWKLVLVGDKKSKAIKSEDNTYFLSIEDQKNFDFNIVNFSPYNHYSRKNIGYLYAMKNGADIIYETDDDNFPTSSWSFPDFHSSNILMTDGKYFNIYRYFTSKFVWPRGFPLDEIRKSSNFLIDNTRSCDVGVWSGMANNDPDVDAIFRLLFNKEIKFRKKDSVALDKHIYSPFNSQNTLWNKNSFAWMYLPVTVNPRFTDILRGYIAQRLFWHHNLRLGFIGPTVYQERNSHNLMKDFSDELECYSNIKEIVSILESTKLGNNIYSNIRKIYKNLAKKKYVRNKELETLGAWLKDIKNLF, encoded by the coding sequence ATGTATAAGAAAAAAAAGAATAAAATAAATAAGTTTATAGTTATAACTACTATCAATCCGGCGACTAAGGCAATTAAAAAATTCGCTTCTTTTAAAGATTGGAAACTAGTATTAGTAGGAGATAAAAAAAGCAAGGCTATCAAGTCGGAGGATAACACCTACTTTCTTTCCATAGAAGATCAAAAGAATTTTGATTTCAATATTGTAAACTTCTCTCCATATAATCATTACAGTCGTAAAAATATTGGCTATCTCTATGCTATGAAAAATGGGGCTGATATCATTTATGAGACCGATGATGACAATTTTCCTACTTCATCTTGGAGTTTTCCAGATTTTCACTCCAGCAATATTTTAATGACTGACGGTAAATATTTTAATATATATAGATATTTTACATCTAAATTTGTTTGGCCAAGAGGATTCCCGCTAGACGAAATTAGGAAATCTAGTAATTTTTTAATTGATAACACAAGATCCTGTGATGTGGGAGTATGGTCTGGAATGGCCAATAATGATCCTGATGTGGATGCAATATTTAGATTACTATTTAACAAAGAAATTAAGTTTCGGAAAAAGGATTCGGTGGCCTTAGATAAACATATATATTCTCCATTTAATTCACAAAACACTCTTTGGAATAAGAATAGCTTTGCGTGGATGTATCTTCCAGTTACTGTAAATCCTCGTTTTACTGATATTTTGCGTGGCTATATAGCTCAAAGATTATTTTGGCACCATAATTTACGATTAGGATTTATTGGTCCCACGGTATATCAAGAGAGAAATAGCCACAATTTGATGAAGGATTTTTCAGATGAGCTGGAGTGTTATTCAAATATTAAAGAAATAGTATCAATTCTTGAATCAACTAAGTTGGGAAATAATATCTATTCTAATATTAGAAAGATTTATAAAAATCTAGCGAAGAAAAAATACGTTAGAAATAAAGAATTAGAAACCTTAGGGGCTTGGTTGAAAGATATTAAAAATCTTTTTTAG
- a CDS encoding FkbM family methyltransferase, with amino-acid sequence MYSFEPYKETFQILQENIRLNNLNNIVPCCIALGNYVGKARVKVNLAWKDGLNTIGKPSHPDCEIVKEEEVSITTLDNFIKDNGITKVDLIKIDIEGAELLALQGARKLLENKNAPLIIYESQYATTKGFGYHPIKIINYLKRLGYFLFELKEKDGKVVPFASNGEVYTIIIATKSKSFLKRH; translated from the coding sequence ATATATAGTTTTGAGCCCTACAAAGAAACTTTTCAAATTCTTCAAGAAAATATCCGTCTTAATAATTTAAATAATATAGTTCCTTGCTGTATTGCTTTAGGTAATTATGTTGGAAAAGCAAGAGTTAAAGTAAACTTGGCTTGGAAAGATGGCTTGAATACAATAGGAAAGCCTAGTCACCCTGACTGTGAAATAGTAAAGGAAGAAGAGGTATCGATTACTACTTTGGATAATTTTATTAAAGATAACGGTATTACAAAAGTAGATTTAATAAAAATAGATATTGAGGGAGCAGAGCTTTTAGCTTTGCAAGGGGCAAGAAAATTACTTGAAAATAAAAATGCTCCTCTTATTATTTACGAAAGTCAATACGCGACCACAAAAGGCTTTGGTTATCATCCTATTAAAATTATCAATTATTTAAAAAGGTTAGGATATTTTTTGTTTGAACTAAAAGAGAAAGATGGAAAAGTTGTTCCCTTTGCCTCAAATGGTGAGGTCTATACAATAATTATTGCTACAAAATCAAAATCTTTTTTAAAACGACATTAA